One window of the Candidatus Marinimicrobia bacterium CG08_land_8_20_14_0_20_45_22 genome contains the following:
- the rpiB gene encoding ribose 5-phosphate isomerase B: MKISFGADHGGVALKIALIEFAKSLGYETINRGTDGTDPVDYPDYAQKVAQDVAKRIADFGVLICKTGVGMSISANKINGIRAALCYSSEIARLSRLHNNANVLCLGGSFTESEVAKQIFQVWIETNFEGGRHEKRIEKMMNLEN, translated from the coding sequence ATGAAGATTTCATTTGGCGCCGATCATGGTGGCGTTGCTCTGAAAATTGCGCTTATTGAATTTGCTAAAAGCCTCGGATATGAGACGATAAACCGCGGAACTGACGGAACCGACCCTGTGGATTATCCAGATTATGCGCAAAAAGTCGCGCAAGACGTTGCTAAGCGAATTGCGGACTTTGGCGTTCTGATCTGCAAAACCGGCGTTGGGATGAGCATTTCCGCCAATAAAATTAACGGGATTCGTGCGGCGTTATGTTACTCGTCGGAAATTGCCCGACTGAGTCGTCTGCACAATAACGCCAACGTGCTGTGTCTCGGTGGGAGTTTTACGGAGTCTGAAGTAGCAAAGCAAATATTTCAAGTATGGATAGAGACGAATTTTGAAGGCGGCAGACACGAAAAGAGAATCGAAAAGATGATGAATCTGGAGAATTAG